CCGCATCGCGCCACACGCACTGGTCACGCCGGTGCTCCGGTCGCGCGGCCTGGATGCGTTGGCCGGGTGCACGCTCGCCTTCAAGGGCGAGCACCTGCAGCGCGCGGGTGCGTTCAAGTTCCGCGGGGCATGCAATGCGGTGTGGGCGCTGCCCGACGCCGTGGCCGCACGCGGCGTGGTGACCCATTCGTCCGGCAACCATGGCGGTGCGCTGGCCCTGGCCGCGGCGACGCGCGGCATGTCCTGCCACGTGGTGGTCCCGGCGGACGCGGTGCGGGCCAAACTGGCGGCCATTGCCGCGTACGGTGCGGTACTGCACCGCTGCGCGCCCGGCATCGCCGCCCGTGAGGCGGCCTGCGCGGAGGTCCAGACGGCCAGCGGCGCAACGCTGGTCCATCCCTATGCCGATCCGCTGGTGATCGCCGGGCAAGGAACGGCAGCACTGGAGCTGCTCGCCGAGGCGGGTGACCTGGATGCCCTGGTGGTGCCGGTGGGCGGCGGCGGCCTGGCGGCCGGCACGGCGCTCACGCTGGCCGCGCGCGCACCGGGCTGCCGCCTGTTCCTCGCCGAGCCGCGCGGCGCCGCGGACACGCAGGCTTCGCTGGCATGTGGCGAACGGGTCACCGACCTGGTGCCCGACACCATCTGCGACGGCCTGCGCGGCACGCTCGGCGCGCCCGGCTTTTCCCTGCTCCGCGAGCACGGCGCCGAAGTCATCCTAGTCGACGACGCCGACACGGTCGCCGCGATGCGCCTGCTATGGCAGCGGCTGAAACAGGTCGTCGAGCCGTCGTCGGCGATCGCGCTCGCCGCGGTGCTTGGGCAGCGCGAGCGCTTCGCCGGCCAGCGTGTCGGCGTGGTGCTCTCGGGCGGCAACGTCGATCTCGACGCACTGCCGTGGCGCGCATGAGCCGGCGCCGCGCCCAACGCCGCCGGCAACCGCGCCTGCGCAGCTTGCGCTGGCTGCCGCGCCTCGTGCTGCTGTGCCTGCTGTGGCTGGCGGGGGTGGCCGCGTGGATCGTCTACGTGGGCGGCCGCGACCAGGCCGGGCCGGCCGATGCCATCGTGGTGCTGGGTGCCGCCGCCTACGACACGCGGCCGTCGCCGGTGTTCACCGAACGCATCCGCCATGGCATCGCGCTCTACGAACGCGGCTTTGCGCCGACCCTGGTGTTCACCGGCGGCTATGGCAGCGGCGCGCGTTTCTCCGAATCGCAGGTGGCGCGCACGTATGCGCTGCGCCAGGGCGTTCCGGACGACGCCATCCTGTTCGAAACCCTGTCGCGCACCACCTTCCAGAACCTGGCGCAGGCGCGCGACGTGCTGTCCGAAAACGGCCTGCAGCGCGTGATCGTGGTCAGTGATCCGCTGCACATGGCGCGCGCGCTGCGGCTGTGCCGCCGGCTCGGCATCGACGCGCTCGGCTCGCCCACGCCGAGCAGCCGGTTCCGCAGCTTCCGCACGCAATGGCGGTTCCTCGCGCGCGAGGTGTACTTCTTCCACCGCGACGTGGTGGTCAGACCCGAGTAGCGGCGGGGATGCCCGCTCAGGGCGTGGCGGACACCAGGGTCAGGCCTTCGCGCAGCAGCCAGCGCGTCGCGGCGGCACGGTCGGCCAGCGGCACGTCGACCAGCACGCCCACCAGCCAGCGGAAGGACCGGCAGCGCGCGTCGCGACTGGCGGCATCGCGACCCTCCGACATCAGCCCGGCCATGAAGCCGTCATGCAGGAAGGTCGCGCTGACGGCGGCGGACTTCAGCACCTGGCGCGCCTGGACCGGATCGTAAGGCTGCGGCTGGCCCTGCAGGCCGGCGATTGCGACATCGGTAAAGGCGAGTGCGAAACGCTCGCGGCTGGCGCTGCCGAGGCGGTCGACCGTGCGCTGGAACGCGGCGACATCGCGTGCCGCATCGGGTTCGAACAGCGCGCACAGCGCCAGCGATTCGTCCGGCAGGCGCGAGCTGGCGTGCACCGCCTGGAACAGCCTGTCGATCGTCGCGTCGGGCGCGCGCAGCAGCACGTCATCGCCCATCGCCAGCACCTGGCTGGCATCGATCCGCGACAGGTCGATCCCGTAGCCCTGCGCGCTGGCGGTGGAGGCGGCGCCAGCCAGCAGCACGGCCATCAAGGCGCCGCCGGCAAAGCGGCGCAGCGCCGGACGCGGTGCGAGGGCGATGGCGTCCGTGGCGACGGGCGCGTTGCGGACAGTCATGGCGTGCCGGATGTGGTTGCTCATCCGCGGAGTGTAGGCAGCGCCGGTGTGCGTTCGCTGAACCCGCGGCTCAGGCGTTGCGGCGGCGCACCGGGATGCCGCTCGCGGGGAAGCGTGCCACTTCGCCGCCGGCCTCGCGGATCGGCGCGCCGTGCGCGGGCGACCAGGCCATCGCGGTGATCGTTTCCCACGTGGCCGGGAGCAGGTTGTCGGCGCCGCGCCAGTCTTCGTAGGCGGCCTGCGCCGCGGCAAAGCGCCCACGCCCGGTGAGCGCGCGCCGCCTGCCGGCCAGCGCGTTGGTCGCGCCCAGCGCGCGCAGTTCGCGCATGAGTGCCGGCATGTCGCGGTGGCCGTGCACCTCAACCTCGCGGTCGAGCACCGGGTCGCGAAAGCCGGCCCGCATCAGCGCATCGCCGAAGCCGGCGATGGGCACGAACGGCGACACGTGCGCCTCGTCGTCGGCCGCCGCGAACGCCGCGCGCAGCTCGTGCAGGGTGTCGGGGCCGAACGTCGAGCACAGCAGCATGCCGCCCGGGCGCAGCACGCGGCGGAAGCCGGCGAACAGCGCGTCGAGGTCGTCCACCCACTGCACGCACAGGTTGCTGAAAAGCAGGTCGACGCTGTTGTCGGCCAGCGGCAGCAGGCGCGCATCCGCGCAGACGCGGTCGATGCGCCGCTGCAGCGGGTTCCAGCCGCGGCGCGGCGCCAGCTGGTGGAGCATCGGCAGCGCCAGGTCGATGGCCAGCACGCGCGCCTTCGGCCAGCGCGCGCGCAGCGCCAGCGCGGCACTGCCCGGACCGCTGCCGACATCCACCACGGTGTCGGGCACGCGCTCGCCGAGGTATTCCAGCGATTCCATCAGCCGCGCTTCCACGTCGCGCTGCAGCGCCGCCGCGGCGCCGTAGCCGGCAGCGGCGCGCGAGAAGGCGCGGCGCACCTGGCGGGTGTCGAAGGTGTCGGTCATGGCGATGCGTCTGCGGCAAGGAAGCCGCTGATCGCGGCCGCGACCTCGTCGGCATGGGTGAGGAACGGCGCGTGGCCGGCGTGTTCGACCTGGACGAACTGCGACGCAGGCGTGCGCGCCGCCGCGGCGCGCATCGCGCGCGGATCCACCACGCGATCGCGGCGCCCGGCCAGCCACAGGCTGGGCACGCGCAGCGCGGGCAGCAGCGGCCGCTGGTCGACGCTGCCGAGCAGGTCGAGGCCGTCGGCCAGCGCCGATGCCGGCGGCTCGCCGCGCGCGAAGATCTCGGCGCGCAGGGCGCGAAGCTCGCCCTTCGGATCGTCGGAACCGAAGGCTTCCAGCGCGATGAAGCGCTCCAGCGTGCCGTGGTAGTCCTCGCGCAGCCCGCGTGCGAAGCCGGCGAAGATCTCCGCCGACATGCCGAAGCGGCCGTCGTCGTCGCCCGCGGCCGCCGGGTCGCGCACGAAGCGCGGCGCCGAGCACACCATCGCCAGCGCCGGCACGCGCTCCGGGCGCGTGGCCGCGGCGTGCAGCGCCACCATCCCGCCCAGCGACCAGCCCAGCCACGGCGCCACAGGCACACGCGCGGCGATCGCGGCGGCGCAGGCTTCCGGCGCGAGCGGGACATCGCTGTCGCGGCTGCGGCCGTGCCCCGGCAGGTCCACCACATGCAGGGTGAAGCGGTCCTCGAGGCGTGCCACCAGCGGCGCGAACACGCCGCCGTGCATCGCCCAGCCGTGCAGCAGCACCAGCGGCGCGCCTTGGCCGCGGACTTCGACGTGCAGGTTCGTGCTCACGCCGCAGTCGGTACCTTGTGGTGCGGGGCTGGAATGTCCCTGTCGAAGGGCATGGCGGATTTCCGTAGAGAGCGGCGCAGTGAACCGGGAAGTCTGGAAACCGGGTCCGACCCTGTCAACCAGACGCGGAGCCCGGTGGTTGACGGAAGGGGTCCGCGGCCGAGGCTGGCCCCATGGACCGCGGCAATCTGGCCCTATGATCGCACCCGCGGCCCTCGCAATCTGGCCCCAAAGCACAGGAGCCCGATCGTGACCGACAGTACCCGCCTGCAGCAGCGCCGCATGGCCGCGATTCCCCGCGGCGTGGCGACCGCGATGACCAACTTCGCCGAACGCGCAGAGAACGCCGAGCTCTGGGACACCGACGGACAGCGCTTCGTCGATTTCGCCGGCGGCATCGCCGTGCTCAATGTCGGCCACCGCCACCCGAAAGTGATGGCGGCGGTGCGTGACCAGCTCGACCGCTACACCCACACCGCGTTCCAGGTGATGGCCTACGAGCCCTACGTGGCACTGGCCGAACGCCTGAACGCGCTGGCGCCGATTGACGGTCCGGCCAAGACGATCCTGTTCTCGACAGGCGCCGAGGCGGTGGAGAACGCGGTCAAGATCGCCCGTGCGGCGACCGGCCGCCGTGCGGTGATCGCGTTTTCGGGCGGCTTCCACGGCCGCAGCTTCATGGCGATGGCGATGACCGGCAAGACCGTGCCGTACAAGCGCGGCTTCGGCCCGTTGCCCGGCGACGTCCACCACCTGCCGTTCCCCGCCGCGCACCGCGGTGGCACGGTGGAAGAGAGCCTTGCGGCGCTGGACAGCCTGTTCCGCACCGACGTGTCGCCAGAGGACGTGGCGGCGATCGTGATCGAGCCGGTGCAGGGCGAAGGCGGCTTCCTGCCGGCGCCGGCCGGACTGATGCGCGCGCTGCGAGAGATCGCCGACGCGCATGGCATCGCGCTGGTCGCCGACGAGGTGCAGACCGGCTTCGGTCGCACCGGGCGGATGTTCGGCATCGAACACTCGGACGTCCGCCCCGACCTGATGGTCGTGGCCAAGTCGCTTGCCGGCGGCTTTCCGCTGTCCGGCGTGATCGGCCGCGCCGCACTGATGGATGCGGCCGAGCCCGGCGGGCTGGGCGGCACCTATGCCGGCTCGCCGATCGCCTGCGCAGCCGCACTCGCCGTGCTGGACGTGATCGAGGAGGAGGGCCTGCTGGAGCGCGCGCGCGTGCTCGGCGAGCGCGTGCTCGCGCGCCTGGCGGCATTCGCGCAGCGCGACGACCTGCGCCCGGTCGGCAACGTCCGCGGCCTCGGCTCGATGCTCGCCTTCGACCTGCTCGCCCGCCGCGGCGACGCCGCGCCGGATCCGGCCGCGACCCGCGCGGTGCTGCAGCGGGCGCATGCGCTGGGCCTGGTGCTGCTGGGCTGCGGCGGCCAGGGCGAGTCGATCCGCCTGCTGTATCCGCTGACGATTTCCGATGGCGTGTTCGACGAGGGCATGGCGCTGCTGGAACAGGCGCTGCTGCTGCCGTCGGACGCCGCGGCCTGACGCGCGGGCCGGCATCGGTGTCCTGCGGCTACCATTCGGCGGTCCTGCGCATGCGATGCCGCCGATGAAGCCCGAACCGCGCGCGCTCGACCAGCTCAACCTCGCCCTCGACCCGGCCGCGCCGCTGAGCCTGCAGCACCAGCTCCGGCAGCAGATCGTCGACGCCATGCACCGCGCCGTGCTGCGGCCCGGGCAGCGCCTGCCGTCGTCACGGCAGCTCGCCGAACGCATCGGCGTGTCGCGCAATACCGTCAGCCTGGCCTATGACGGCTTGCTGGCCGATGGCTACCTCTCGAGTCGCTCGCGCAGCGGCGTGTACGTGGCCGCGGACGTGGTCGGGGCGCGGATCGGCGCCGGGCGGCGGCGGCGCGATCCTGCATCGCCGCTGGCCGCGCGCCTGCCAGCGGAGCCCGAGGACACCGGCTTCCGCTGTCCGCAGCATTGGCACCGCTATCCCTTCTCGTTCATCGACGGCCGCGTCGACGCCGAACTGACTCCGGCCGCGGAATGGGGCGAAGCCATCCGGCTGGCCGGGTCCCGCCACGAAGTGCAGCAGTGGCACCAGGAAGGCGGCGACAACGACGACGCCATGCTGGTGGAGGAGATCCGCGGCAAGATCCTGCCGATGCGCGGCATCCAGGCCGGCGCCGACGAAGTTCTCGTAACGCTGTCGAGCACGCATGCCCTGCAGATCGCGGGGGAACTGCTGGTCAGGCGCGGCACGCCGGTGGTGCTGGAGCGCCCGACCGATCCCGCGTTCGAGCGCCGGCTCCGCGCGCGCCATGCGGACGTTTCGATGCTCGACCCCGACCCGCTCGCGCCGCTGCCACCGGGTGCGGTGGTGGTGACCAGCCGACGGCACGGCTTCGCCTCCGGCTCGAACGACCCCGGACGGCTGCTGGCGCGCGTCGCGGCCGCGGACGGGGTATTGATCGAACACGACGTGCCGTCCGGCGTCCAGGACACCGGCCGCGTCGCTTCCGCGCTGCGCGCCTTCGACCAGGACGGCCGGGTGGTCTACGCCGGCGGGCTGGCGCCGGCGGTGTCGTACGGCGAGCCTCCGGGCATGCTGGTCGCGCCGGCGGCACTGATTGAGCGCGCGCGCGAGCTGCGCGCCCGGCAGGGCACCATCCCGCCGCGCCTGATGCAGCGCGCCTGGGCGTACTTCATCGGGCTCGGCCACTATTCGTCAGCACTGGTCCGCGCCGGACGCGTGCTGGCCGAGCGCCGCACGGCGCTGCGCGACGCCCTCAACCACTACCTGCACGAACGGGTCAGCATCGAGACCGCGCCCGGCGCCAGTGCGTACTGGGTGAGCGTGCCCGTCGGAATGGATGCGCGCGAGCTGGCGCGCCAGGCCGCCGGGATCGGCGTGCTGGTCGAACCCGGCTGCCACCGCGACGGCCGCGAGGCGCTGTGCATGGGCGTAACCGGCATTTCCGCCGCGCGCATCCGCGAGGGCGTGCGCCACCTGGCGCGGCTGGTGCGCGGCGATCTGTCGCCGTCGTCGCGCCGGATGGAAGACGAGCCCAGCGCACCCCTGCGCGGCAAGGCGCTGCGCCGTGCGATCGCCGGCGCTTCGCTGCTTTACAGCACGGTGTATGGCGCGCCCTGCACGCTGGAGATCCACGCCGACGGCGACCTGGCCGGCACCGCGGGCTACGCCGGCGAGGACTGCGACCGCGGCCACTGGTGGATCGAAGACGATCGCTGGTACCGGCAGTGGCGGCAATGGGCCTACGGCGAGGCGACCGGTTACTCGGTGGTGGTCGACGGCGACCAGGTGCGCTTCTTCGGCGAGGACGGGTTCCTCGCCGATACGGCGGTGCTGACGCGCTGGCCAACCCGGCGCCGCGCGCGCTAGGGCGCCTACTGCGTCACGGGCACAGGCTGCGGATGCCGTGCGCGGCCAGCGCGGCGTCCATCCACAGATAGGTGTCGTCGTCGGAGAAGTAGTAGTAGGCGCTGCGGTTGGGCAGGATCAGCACCGTGATGCCGCCATAGCCGGACATCAGCGGAATCCACAGCTCGCCGCTGCAGCCGGCCATCCGGCCGCCCACGTCGTGCGCCCAGAAGCCGTTGTTGTAGCGATAGCCGGCGAGCGGGGCGAGGCCGCGGTCCGCGGGATCGCGCTGCAGGGCGGCATCGAGCTGGCCCTGGTCAAGGACGGCCTGCGACTGGCTGCCGCTGGCAAGGAAGTCGGTGATCCGGGCGACGTCGTTGCGCGTCCACATCAGCCCCCAGCCGGTGAAGGGCTGGATCGTCGCGTCGTAGGTACGTCGGGTGAAATCGGCGGTGCGGCCCACGCCCAGCGGCAGCAGCACGTCACCGAGCACGGTGTCGGCGTAGATGTCGGCGGCCGCGCCCTCCAGCGCCTTCAGGCGTGCGTTCATCGCGGTACCGAGGATGTAGGTGTCGGAGCTGTGGTAGACCCAGCGGCTCCCCGGCTGCGCCTTTCGGCTGTAGTGGCTGCAGCTGTAGCCGATCTTGGCCGCATGGGTCTCGGCCAGGAACAGGCCGTTGGTGTGGGTCGCACCCTCGTCGCTCATGTAGCCCGCCAGCGCGTAGTTGCCGGTGGCCATGTCCAGCGCATTGCCGAAGGTCACGTCGTTCCAGCTGCCGTTCGCGGCGCAGGCCGGGACGTGGCTGCCGATGATCTGGTCGAAGGTGCCCGGATGGCTGGCCTCCAGGCGCATCATCGCCAGCCCGGCGAACACGCTCTTGGCGGCCGAGTACGACGGCACGACCAGCGACTCGCAGTAGGGATACGCGCCGCGACGGGTGGTGCATCCGCCGCTGTAGTGGATGCCGTCGATGACGAAGCCCACCAGCGACACGTGCTGCGGATCCTTGCCGTTGGGCGCTGCGAACTTCGCCGGATCGGTGCCCGGGTAGTCCTGGGCCAGCGCGGACAGGGGCCGGACCGGCATGCGGCCGGCGACGTCGGCCTGGTGATCGGCGACCACGCTGGCCGCGCCGGCAACCGCCGCCGGCGTGTAGTCGCTGGCCAGCAGTCCCCACATGTCGACCTTGAAATACAGGCAGGTCTCCGAGGCGATCTGGTAGGCCACCTTCGATACCGCGCCGTCGTCCCGGAACAGGAACGTAAGCACGCCGTTGTGCATGCAGTTGGCGTTCTTCTGCTGCAGCGCGAACGGCAACGCCACGCGGCTGTAGCCGTTGTCGCCAGCCTCATCCCACACGCGGCCGGGCGACAGCACGTATTCCCAGTGCGGATGGAGGGCGGGCACCGAGTCGCGCCGCACCGGCACGATGTGGCTGCCGGTCTGCACCAGCTCGAAATCGAATTCCGGCAGGTGCTTGAGCGGGCTGTCCTGGCTGCCGGTGTAGCGGAAGCTGTCCACGTGCTCGGTGAAACCGCCGGCGGTGGCCTCGCCCGACAGCGTGAGCCGGCCCGCAAAGGTGTTGCCGGGTGTCGCCGCGCCCGCGGGGAGCGCGTAGTGGGCGTAGTCGAGCGGCGCGCCGGGCGCGGTGCCGCTCATCAGCGTGGTGAAGCCGAGCTGGCTGCGGGCCACGTTGCCATTGCCGGGCAGCGGATCGAAATCGCCACCGCCACCCGGTGCCGTGGTGGCGGTGGCGGACAGCGCAATGCCGACCTGCGCGTGGTCGGGATCATTCGAGGCGATCACCAGCGTGCCGGAGAAGCTTCCGGCGGCAAGCGGTGCGAAGCGCAGCTGGACCTGGCAGCTCGCGCCGGGCGCCAGGGTGCCGCAGTCGTGCGCGGTGATGCTGAAGGGCGCGACGGGCGCGACCACCTGCGAAACCACCAGCGCCGCGGTGCCGGCGTTGGCGACCGTCGCCACCACGTTCGCGCTTGCACCGACCGCAACGCTGCCAAACCCCAGGCTCGCCGGCACCACGATGTCCGGCCCGGTGGGCGCACCAGCGGTTCCGCTGACCACGACCGCGTGCCCGTAGCAGTAGTCGCCGGTAGTGGTGCCGCTGCCGCGCAGGCGCAGCAGCACCTGCGTGCTGTTGTCGATGCCGGCGGGCGAGGCGCCCGCGGTGTACGGGATGCCGTTGTCCTGGCCGTTGCCAAGCGTCAGCACTGCGGTCCAGCTGCCGCCACCGTTGGTGGAGACCTCCGCGTGGCAGAACTCGTTGCTCTCCAGCGAGCCGGCCGAGATCGTGAACTCCGCCCGCACCGCGCTGTATCCCGCGGTGGAGATCGCGCGGGTCGCGCTCGCCGCGCCGCGCAGTCGCAGCGTGCCCTGGTAAGCATCGACGCTGCCGCTGGTGGCCCAGCCGGCGATGCCTCCGGCGAAGTCGACGGCGAACACCGTGCTCGCGCGCGCCGTGGCGGACAGCGCCAACCCCAGTGCCAACGACACCACGACCGATCCCGCGAAGACAGGCAGCTTCATGGCGGCGCACCTCTTGGCCTGGACAGGCGACCACCGCACGCTGCCCCATGCATGCCGGTCGGCGATAGCGCCAATCCGGGGGCTTCGATGGGGCCAGTGCCCGGCCGTGCGATGTGCCGCGGGGCCAGCCGCGTCACCCGTGTGCTCTGGCACCATCCAGGCCCGCCGACTGGCTCTAATCTGCGCGCGCCGCTGCCCCTACCGTCGGCCTCGTGCACATCGAACAGGATCACGCCTTGGCCAACAGCGACACAATTCCCGGCTTCGGGATCGCCGGGCTGCAGCTCGACCTGGCGCCGGGCGACAACCTCGAGCGGATCGCGACCGAGGTGGCCCAGGTGGCCAGGCGCTTCCCATGGGTGCGGATGGTGCTGCTGGGCGAGCTGTGCGGCTTCGGCGCCAACACCGGCCACGCGCAGTGCCTGCCGGGCGACGCCGAGCAGTTCCTGCGCAATGTCGCGCGCGACAGCGGGCTGTGGCTGGTGCCCGGCTCGCTGTACGAGCGCGACGGCGACGCGGTCTACAACACCACGCCGGTGATCGATCCGTCCGGCAAGGTCGTGGCGCGCTATCGCAAGATGTTCCCGTTCGCACCGTACGAGCGCGGCGTCGCGCCCGGCAACGAATTCGTGGTGTTCGACGTGCCCGGTGCAGGCCGCTTCGGACTGTCGATCTGTTACGACATGTGGTTCCCGGAAACCACGCGCTCGCTGGTGAGCCTGGGTGCCGAGGTGATCCTGCATCCCACCCTGACCAACACCATCGACCGCGAGACCGAACTCGCGATCGCCCGCGCGGGCGCGGCCACCAACCAGTGCTACTTCGTCGACATCAACGTCGCCGGCACGCTCGGCGTCGGACGCTCCATCGTCTGCGGACCCGGCGGCGAGGTGATCCACCAGGCCGGCAGCGGGCGCGAGGTGATCGCGTTCGAGGTCGATTTCGCCCACGTGCGCCGCTGCCGCGAGCGCGGCTGGCAGGGCCTCGGGCAACCACTCAAGAGTTTCCGGGACAGCACCGTGGTGTTTCCCGCCTACGACGCCGCGCCGGCGCCTTCGCCCGCGTTCGATGCGCTCGGGGCGCTGCGGCTGCCCGGAACCGAATGAATCCGCGACACATCCGCACTGTTTCGAGTTGTTGCCTGGGGAGGCCGAAAAGATGACCGCAACAAACGCACGCAAGATCCCGCACCACCGCCGTCCGCGCTGCTCGCCACTCGCCGTCGCCGTCATGGCCGGGCTGCTGGCGCACGCACCGGCGTTCGCACAGGACGCGCCGTCCGCCGACGCGCCGGCCAGCCAGCCGACCCAGCTCGACACCATCGTGGTGACCGCGCAGGGCCGCGAGCAGGACATCCTGGCGGTGCCCTACAACATCAGCGTGGTGTCGGGCGAGGCGATCGAGCAGCAGAACATCCTCGACACCGCCGAGCTGATGCGCGGCGTCGCCGGCGTGGGCGTGGTCGATCGCGGCGCGCGCAATTCCAGCGTGGTCAGCGGCATCCGCATCCGCGGCCTCAACGTCGACAGCTCGGCGCTGGGTGACTACGCGGTCTCGGCGATGTCCACGGTCGCCACGTATGTCGACAACACGCCGTTGTTCGCCAACTTCCTGCTCTCCGACATCGACCGCGTCGAGGTGCTGCGCGGCCCGCAGGGCACGCTGTACGGCTCCGGCGCACTCGGCGGCGCGGTGCGCTTCCTGCTGCGCCAGCCCGAGCTCGATGCCTGGGATGCGCGGGTCAGCTTCAGCGCGTCGAGCGTCGACGGCTCCAGCGGCATCGGCCTGTCCGGCTCCGGCATGCTGAACGTACCGGTGTCGGACACGCTGGCAATGCGCTTCAACGTCACCAGCAACGACTTCGCCGGCGTCACCGACTACCGCAACGTGTACCGCCTGGATGCGGACGGCATGCCGACCGCTCCGGACGGCATCCTCGCCGACACGGCGGAATACGAGCGCGTCCGCGATGCCGACACCGTGCGCCAGCACTACGGCCGCGGCTCGCTGCTGTGGAAGCCCAGCGACGCGTTCGACCTGACGCTCAGCTACATGGCCCAGGCCGACCGCTTTGGCGGACGCCGTGCCACCAGCCTCGGCAACGATGGCTGGGGCGTGCCCTACGACGACCTCGAAGTGGGCTCGGTGCAGCGCGAACCGGCCGCGCGCCACGTCAACCTCACCAGCCTGGAGGCCAATGTCGACCTCGGCTTCGCCACGCTGACCTCCAGCACCTCGCACTACAACCACGAGGGCGACATCACCAGCGAGAACACCGGCTTCTACGCACAGAACGGCTGGCTCGGCTTCTACTACAACTACCCGCGGCCGCTGGCCTCGGCGGTGCGCAGCTACGGCGAGAAGGCCTTCACCCAGGAGCTGCGCCTGGTCTCGAAGTCCGAAGGCCGCTTCGATTACGTGCTCGGCGCCTACTACCAGGACCAGGACCGCTTCGCGACCCAGGTGAGCTACCTGCGCGGCTTCAAGCGCTGGTGGGACGCCGCCTTCCCCGGCTTCGAGGGCGCGGTGATCAGCGATGTCGACTTCGACTACCGGCAGGACGAGAACTTCCAGGAAACCGCGGTCTATGGCGAGCTGACCTGGCACGCCACCGATGCCATGCAGTTCACCGGCGGCTTCCGCCACTTCCGCCACGAAGCGGAGACCGACGTCGCGCAGACCACGAGCAACTGGGCGTCGATCGTGGACAGCTCGCAGTCGCATGGCGAAAAAAGCGACACGCGTACGCTGTTCAAGGGCAACGCGTCGTGGTTCTTCGCGCCGCACAGCCAGCTTTACGCGACGGTCTCGGAGGGCTATCGCCGCGGCGGCACCAACGGCACGCCGACCACCGGCAACTTCGCCGAAGACCCGGCCTGGACCACCTACAAGTCCGACACCGTGCGCAACCACGAACTCGGCATCAAGGGCCGCATCGGCAGGACCAGCTACAACGCCAACGTGTTCTACGTCGACTGGGAGGACCCGCAGGTCAACAGCTCGACCACGTGGTGGGGCTTCTTCGCTGTGCAGAACGCGGAGAAGGCCAGCACCCGCGGCGTGGAGCTGGAGCTCGCCGGCGGCATTGGCGAAGGCTTCAACTACAACCTCGGCTACACCTACACCGAGGCCCGCCTCGAAGCGGATGCGGTGGCCGTGGACGGCGCCTACCTCTACGGCCGCAAGGGCGATCCGCTGCCCGGCGTGTCCGAGCACCGCTTCAACGCCGGCGGCAGCTACGGCATCCCGCTCGGGCGTGGCCTGCTGACGCTGCGCGGCGATGCCTACTACCAGTCCGAGTCCGAGAACGCGCTCAGCCTCAATCCGAAGTTCAAGCGCACGCTCGACGGCTTCGCGATCTTCAACGCGTCGGCGACCTACAGCGTCGAGAACTGGGACCTGACGCTGTGGCTGAAGAACATCGCCAACGAGGAAGGCATCGGCGGCCTGTACACCGAGGAATACATGGGCACCGCGCCGGCCGAGGGCTATTTCGGCAACGGCTCGAAGGCACTGGTCGCATTGCCGCGCACCGTGGGCGTCACGATCGGCTACCGTTTCTGAGATGGGGGAGCGCAGACCGGTGGACACGATGGGCGGCGCCGCGGACGCGGCGCTGCGACGCATCGATGCCCACCATCGCGCGGGGGAGGCCGGAGCATGCATCGCGGCAATGCATGTACTGGCGACCGAGGCCGGCGGACAGGTGGACCTGCTGCAGGAGCTCGGCCTGCGCTACACGCTGCTCGGCCTGTTCCACGACGCCGAGCGCTGCTACGCGCGAGCGCTCGCGCTGCGTCCGGGCGATCCGTCGAGCCTGTACAACCACGCCACGACACTCATCGCGCTGGGGCGGCTGGATGAGGCGGAAGCCGCGCTGGACCGCGTGATCGCGCTGGCGCCCGGCGACGGTGACGCCTGGTAC
This Luteimonas sp. MC1572 DNA region includes the following protein-coding sequences:
- a CDS encoding PLP-dependent aminotransferase family protein, coding for MKPEPRALDQLNLALDPAAPLSLQHQLRQQIVDAMHRAVLRPGQRLPSSRQLAERIGVSRNTVSLAYDGLLADGYLSSRSRSGVYVAADVVGARIGAGRRRRDPASPLAARLPAEPEDTGFRCPQHWHRYPFSFIDGRVDAELTPAAEWGEAIRLAGSRHEVQQWHQEGGDNDDAMLVEEIRGKILPMRGIQAGADEVLVTLSSTHALQIAGELLVRRGTPVVLERPTDPAFERRLRARHADVSMLDPDPLAPLPPGAVVVTSRRHGFASGSNDPGRLLARVAAADGVLIEHDVPSGVQDTGRVASALRAFDQDGRVVYAGGLAPAVSYGEPPGMLVAPAALIERARELRARQGTIPPRLMQRAWAYFIGLGHYSSALVRAGRVLAERRTALRDALNHYLHERVSIETAPGASAYWVSVPVGMDARELARQAAGIGVLVEPGCHRDGREALCMGVTGISAARIREGVRHLARLVRGDLSPSSRRMEDEPSAPLRGKALRRAIAGASLLYSTVYGAPCTLEIHADGDLAGTAGYAGEDCDRGHWWIEDDRWYRQWRQWAYGEATGYSVVVDGDQVRFFGEDGFLADTAVLTRWPTRRRAR
- a CDS encoding choice-of-anchor D domain-containing protein; translated protein: MKLPVFAGSVVVSLALGLALSATARASTVFAVDFAGGIAGWATSGSVDAYQGTLRLRGAASATRAISTAGYSAVRAEFTISAGSLESNEFCHAEVSTNGGGSWTAVLTLGNGQDNGIPYTAGASPAGIDNSTQVLLRLRGSGTTTGDYCYGHAVVVSGTAGAPTGPDIVVPASLGFGSVAVGASANVVATVANAGTAALVVSQVVAPVAPFSITAHDCGTLAPGASCQVQLRFAPLAAGSFSGTLVIASNDPDHAQVGIALSATATTAPGGGGDFDPLPGNGNVARSQLGFTTLMSGTAPGAPLDYAHYALPAGAATPGNTFAGRLTLSGEATAGGFTEHVDSFRYTGSQDSPLKHLPEFDFELVQTGSHIVPVRRDSVPALHPHWEYVLSPGRVWDEAGDNGYSRVALPFALQQKNANCMHNGVLTFLFRDDGAVSKVAYQIASETCLYFKVDMWGLLASDYTPAAVAGAASVVADHQADVAGRMPVRPLSALAQDYPGTDPAKFAAPNGKDPQHVSLVGFVIDGIHYSGGCTTRRGAYPYCESLVVPSYSAAKSVFAGLAMMRLEASHPGTFDQIIGSHVPACAANGSWNDVTFGNALDMATGNYALAGYMSDEGATHTNGLFLAETHAAKIGYSCSHYSRKAQPGSRWVYHSSDTYILGTAMNARLKALEGAAADIYADTVLGDVLLPLGVGRTADFTRRTYDATIQPFTGWGLMWTRNDVARITDFLASGSQSQAVLDQGQLDAALQRDPADRGLAPLAGYRYNNGFWAHDVGGRMAGCSGELWIPLMSGYGGITVLILPNRSAYYYFSDDDTYLWMDAALAAHGIRSLCP
- a CDS encoding carbon-nitrogen hydrolase family protein — protein: MANSDTIPGFGIAGLQLDLAPGDNLERIATEVAQVARRFPWVRMVLLGELCGFGANTGHAQCLPGDAEQFLRNVARDSGLWLVPGSLYERDGDAVYNTTPVIDPSGKVVARYRKMFPFAPYERGVAPGNEFVVFDVPGAGRFGLSICYDMWFPETTRSLVSLGAEVILHPTLTNTIDRETELAIARAGAATNQCYFVDINVAGTLGVGRSIVCGPGGEVIHQAGSGREVIAFEVDFAHVRRCRERGWQGLGQPLKSFRDSTVVFPAYDAAPAPSPAFDALGALRLPGTE